The sequence AATACATATTTCATATAGCCCAGTTAAACCTGTATGAAGCCAGGTTTGACAAAGGGATATGGTTTCTCTTAATGAGAAAGTGAATCTGCTCTGAAAAATTAGGCTGCAACCAGCATTTAGGGTTTGGCAAAAATTAGATGTTTCTGGTACAGACAACAGTAATTTCACTTCAGTTAAATGATACCACTCTTACAGTAGGTCATCTCACAATGTTTTGGGCATTCTGGGCCCAGACTGACAGGACTCCAGCAAATCCAGAGAGTTTGGATCTCTAGTCCCATTCCTGTTCAAGACACCACCCCTCTCCATACCCCTACTGTACAAAGACATCCTTAACCTTGTGGAATTGCAGAGGGTATATCCTAGCTGCTCCATGATTCAGTAGCAGCTGGTAGCAGATGTCTGGCTGAGCAGCTGGCCGCACAGATGTCACTTTTATGATATACTGTAAGGGTGCACAGCCATTGACATCCATGATGTTTGcttctgctcctgcctccagcagcatGTGCAGCAGGACATGATCACAGTTCCAGGCAGCTTTGTGGAGTGGTGATTTGAAATCCTCATCACGAGCATTCACTTCAGCTTTATAGTCGAGGAGCATCCGACAGATGAGGTGGTGGTCCTGGCTGTATATCTGATCCTTATAGTGAAGGGCCCAGTAGGCTGCACAGGCCAGGGGAGTCTCCATGTAGCCATTGAGAGCATCTACCTGTGCTCCCTGTTCCACGTAAAAGGCCACGAGCTCTGGGACACCCAAACGTGCAACGACGTGCAGAGGAGTCTCCTCGTCTTTGTTGTTTGTCCTTATGTTCACGTTTGCTCCTGCCGAAGAAAGATGACGGGGGAAAATGAAGGCAATGAAACACTCGTTTGGCCATCTCTCTGGATGGGCCCTTCTTCCTGAGGAAAAGGTCAGGGTGAATGAAAGGCACATGTGTAAATGCAAATAGCACGGATCCTGCATTAGTTAAGTCTCCAGGGAAGCTCTTAGAAACTTAAGGTTCCTGGATCCAGCTTCAGATGTGATTCGCTGGCCCCAAGGAAGACCTTATCTGAACATTCTATTTCAGAGCAGCATGCAAGCCCAAATTTACgcacaaaatgctttttcctatAAATTGAGAGCTGGCGGAGGAAGGAGAGCATTATTCCCACTCCGAGCGGCTCTGCTGTGCACGCCGAGAACGCTCCCTGCGGCGGGTCGGGATAACGGGACGCGCTCCGCCGGTCCCGGGGATGACGCCGCAGCGCCccctgcgggcggcgcggggcccgcTCCCGCGGCAGCGCCCCCTGCGGGCGGCGGCCGGCCCTGCGCGGCGCTGCGGCGGCCGGGCGCAGCCGCGCTCCGCGGCCCCGAGGCggcgctgcagccccggccgggGGGCGGCAACCCAGCCAGGGGCACGAACTGCGAGGAGCTGGGCGGGTCCCAAGGGACACCACGGAGTGGAGATGGCAGGCGACAGACGCACCTTGGAAGCCTTGAGGCTGGGATATTAACTGGCTTCAGCTCTTGGGGGGTGCTGCTCTGTGAATGTGCACACCTGACAGGGTTTGCTCCGGACCTTCCCCCTTCCATTTGGAGTCTCAGCATTCAGCTCATACAGAAATCAGAGTTTGAACAGTGTTTTGGGAGGAAGGGTGGCTTTTAAAGTATTATAATGCTGGTGATGGGTGGGTGGAGAAAGCCTGCAGAATACATCCTTTCACTTGCATTCATCCTGTGCTGCATTTCATAAGAGTACATTTGACTTCTCAGCTTTTCTATGTTAGCAAATTCAGCTCCTGCTGTCAGGACTGTTTGATACAACTGgcagcatttattttcctttctaccAAACAAAATAATATGTATCTTTccagcagaagaaaagcaatGTTGTTATTCATTTGTGACTGCAAATTGCCTTGCCCATAAAGCATGGATTTTGCACTTGGGCTCTGCATCTCAGGAAAAGTTTTCAATAACAACACATGTAACAAAAGCAACCCAAAATCATTTGTATTGCCATGGCACAGTGTGAGCAATAGGGGAATCTCTCTGTAACTAAAGACTTGAACTGTGTTTTACTGTGTCCTGTGTCAGTACCCTTCTGTTCAGGAAATAGTGTGTGACAAATATATTTATGGAAGAATTACATCTATTCATAGCCTCATTTGttgcagatgagcagcagcatAATGTACCTTActttgggaaaacaaaaatattatataatacCCTTTTATTCTACCAGGCATGAATTTGGCTGCATCCATGACAAATGAAAAGATGGTAAGGAAAACTGCATCCAAATTTTCAAGGCCAGATCTCAAAAATCAAGTGGTTGGAAAAACTTTACTCAGGTCCAGGAaatgtggaaaagaaagaagatgagGGGTGCCCTTTCATGTGAAAATAGTAAACCTAGatgaaaaagatggaaaaatccCCCAAGAGAAACAGAACTCCCTGATTcagaggagctctgctgctgatgGGCTGATTGGGCAGTGGACAGGAGGTACTGAAATGGGAAACAATCTTGGAGTGTTTCCAGTGGCtagggaaagggaaagatgGATGTGGTGAGGAAACAGAATGGGAGAATCTTCCTCTGATCAAAGAGATGAGGACAAGGAGCCTGAGATGAAGACATGAGTCACCTGTGGATGGAAGGGATAAATATACATCTACATTGAGAAATTGCCTCCTAAGAGGAATCCTAGACCATGCCCACCATCTTTGCCCATGCCATGAGAGATGCTCCAGAGCTTCACCTTACctctccagagcagctgctgggcacaAGGCATGGAGGTTCGTGTGGTACAGAAGTGCAAGGGCGCCTGCCCGCTCATTGAAAAGCAGTTCAGCTTAGCTCCGTGGTTGCAAAGGATCTTGAGACACTCAACATTTGCCATTTCACAGGCTATGTGGATTGCAGCTTTACCATTGGGCCGGCAGTTGATTGTAGCCTTGTGATTGAGGAGGACCAAAAGACTCTCCAGATGCCCATACATGACAGCTAGATGAAGTCCAGTTGCCcaggatatttttaatttgtagcTGGGAAGCCAGTACCCTGTACAAGGTGAGAATGTGTTACCAACCTTGGCAAAGACTTTTCTTAGGACTATCCACCTACTGAGAATAATTGAAGGGGAAGAAAGGGTTGGAGTTTAAATGTAATTTACTGTAATTTCACCAGCATAGTGCACACAAAGTTCTCTCAAGTGCAACTTCATTTTCATTAAGCACTGTTACTATGTGTGCTGAATATCCTGCCTTTTGGAGAGACAATTCCCATGTAGTTGTATTCTGAAATAAGCTATTAGACTTTTTTGTGACTGGTATAGGTCaaacaaaatgacaaaaaaaaaaacttagagAAGCTTTTTTTCTCTACGTGGGGGAATGTGGAGGAAGTGGGATCTCTAGCCTGCCAATAGCTGAACAAAGGTGGCATTGGAATAAAACTACAGCATTTACTTAGGACAGTGACTCAACAGACAGCTCATCCTACTGTTTGTGCATGGGAGATGGCAGATCTTGCATGCCGGCGGCTGGATTCagacctccagggatggattACACATAGATGACCCTGGCAGCATACCCCAGCTACTGCCCTAAGGAGCACAGAGTGAGGAGATTGGATGCTGATGTAAATTATGCTGAAGAGATAAACAGAAGCAGTGACACTTTAGCATGAAATTTGGCTgcaaaatgtttgcatttttctcagaaaatgtcacaatcatttttttccttttttatttacaaaCAGGTGTAAGGCCAAATAACACATAAATACTTGTTTGCAGAGTAGGGCTATATGCTTAATGACTGCACAGGTACAGTCTCAGAAGTGATTACTATAATCACTGTTTAGAAAAGTAAAGCATCATAATAATGTGCAGAAGGGCAAGAGAggtctaaattttttttttaatatatatacaaAACCTGCATCTTAGCTAGAATGTTACTATAAAATTCTCTGAGTTTGATTTATCGATTTCTCCTTGGACAACTGCCTGGCTGAAATCTATTATCATgtaaaaaacacagaaagaaaatattagacATGTATAGTGAGATCAGATGAATTAAAATCTCCCATTTTAGTCTCTGATTTTATGCAGTTTCTCAACATTAATGtcatatatatacatttttttacaGTATTCATGAGGAACaagcaggaaggaaacaaacTGCTGGTAGCAAGGAGAAATCaattaaaaattttcttcactCCTAGATAAATTACAAGTATATTTTCAGATAGGGGCAAGAAGCTGCAGACCATGTAATCTACTCCAGGACCAAATTTTTGGGGCTACAAACCCAGTCCTCAAGGAACCCACACTGTAaatggcaggagcagcagccctgaggcCCCGAGTGCCCGAGCAGGGTGACAGCCTCCTCTGAGGACACTCAACCTGCTGACTGTGCAGGTTACACTGGCAGCTCTGTTAGGGCAACCTCCTCATCATATCCCCTAAAGCAGGCACAGAAAAGGTGGGCTATATCCCAAAGTCTCTGCAAATAGCAGAGCAAGCTTCTTAAATCCCCTCCCCATCCAACTGCACGTGCAGTGTTCCCCCTTGTTACCAGTGAACTGACTTCAGGCTTATACCACATGGGGCTGGGTCTTCCATTTATGGCCAGATATTAGCCATAAATTATACACTAACAGCAGGAAAGTTATACTTAAAAGCCAAGTTATCACTTTTTATAGCCATAATTTTCCTGCCTGAGCACACAATATATTTCTGTTGCCTGTGCTACTTGCAGGTGAGTTGGACTCAGACATTCCCAGGGAGCATCTCCCATGTCCTCTGCCCAAACCTGCCAAGATCTCTGAGctcagagggatggggacagaccCTGAGCAGGAAGCAGATGTGGGCTCCATGGGAGACCTCATTCAGCTTACCTGTTTCTTTGGCTAGTATCATAAAGGAGCCATAAAGAACATAAAGGTACAAGAAAAATCAGCATCTTTGAAAGTTCTCAGCCTctttgaaagagaagaagaaaagtcaCCCTGTCACCCATGACATCTCTTTTCCACTTCATCACAAAGGGCTTGGCAAAGCTCAGACTGTCAGAATGGTGGCGTAGTgaatttttctcccctcttcaTCCTCAAGGAAATCCCCCTTTCATATCACAGTTATCTATCATTCagaacaaaagtaaaattaacaTAAGAATTGATTGAGGTGCTTCCTGCCTTTCAGACAAAGTGAATACAAAATTGTATTCAATAAGCCATAAGATTTAGGCCATAAAAAGTACATTTTCCTCTCTACTTCTTGGAAAACAAAGAGAATTCTTCAAAAGAGACTAGTTAATGATTTTAATCAAATGATCAGTGATTAAAAATCTATTCATTAATCCTGTTGTCTCAAACCACAACTAGATTGTGTTTTGGCCTGCTGTGGACAGAAGATGTATTTTAAGATAAATTCAGCACAGTGTGGCTTAGTTCATACACTGTCCCCAAGGGAAGTACATCATGACTGCACCATTCTTGCTCTTAAAAAATCAAAAGAGCAAGAACTAATTATTAAATAAGGagtaaacacagaaaaagagaagaggtGAGATAGTCCTTTCTTTTTGCCACAGAAGAGAAAGTGcatttgctgtgctgctgctactgGAGGTGTTTATCTCCACATATGATTAACTTCTGGCAGGGACTGATCGTTACTGCTTTCTAAATACACAGGACATGTCTGTTAGCAAGTAGGTCATGAATCATGTTGATTTTAGCAAAGAGCAAACTTGGTTTATTGCTTTAAATGGTAAGGTTTTGGAAGTTATTTGAGTGTCTGGCTgggaaatggtttgggttttctaCAGTCCAAAAGAGATGTTGTGTTGATTAttctggttatttttttccagattatttttctgttttgataaACTACCACATCCTCACTTTCTgtcatttggaaaaataaaccttctCCCATCCAGCAACATCCAAGGTTCATAGGATTTCCATAGTTCTCCTCAGCTAGGGAGAATCCACTTTACTTCCTTTAAAAATGGAAGACCAAATATTTCATGTTTCTAGATAGTCTGTACATGTGAATGGGTTCATGCAAGAAATGTATACACCCCATTTATACACCTGCATGTGTCTATTCTGGGCTTTACAGTTCTCTGAGTGGAAATGGCAAATGACTCCTGTTTCtggagcctcctgcagctgcagcacagaggct comes from Lonchura striata isolate bLonStr1 chromosome 1, bLonStr1.mat, whole genome shotgun sequence and encodes:
- the ASB4 gene encoding ankyrin repeat and SOCS box protein 4 — its product is MDLEETYKEGENTEGKITRAAAAKLVKKAFLEALKSNNFEKLEELLSQKKIDVDTVFEVEDENLILASYKQGYWLPSYKLKISWATGLHLAVMYGHLESLLVLLNHKATINCRPNGKAAIHIACEMANVECLKILCNHGAKLNCFSMSGQAPLHFCTTRTSMPCAQQLLWRGANVNIRTNNKDEETPLHVVARLGVPELVAFYVEQGAQVDALNGYMETPLACAAYWALHYKDQIYSQDHHLICRMLLDYKAEVNARDEDFKSPLHKAAWNCDHVLLHMLLEAGAEANIMDVNGCAPLQYIIKVTSVRPAAQPDICYQLLLNHGAARIYPLQFHKVLQACHSHPRAVEVVVNSYEHIKSTSKWKAAIPEDVLERHQDFYDSLFTVCSNSPRSLMHLCRCAIRAVLSERCHREVPLLSIPLSMKKYLLLEPEGIIY